From a single Streptomyces liliifuscus genomic region:
- a CDS encoding DUF1396 domain-containing protein translates to MKFSVRGSVRRRTTGAALAALVLAGGAVGCSKDSASQESPKMTPAAAVAKAAKNTEDITSISYRMTGRTPEEGRVKADAQMRMKPDVAMSMKMTALDQGADGTAEIRLVDKAMYIGGGAAAAKEMDGKSWIKFDLSTLGDDALGGAAPGAGTADKNPAQESTFLTGSKDVKKVGTEKVDGVETTHYKGTVTLDEFRKSLKDESKATREQREKSLEQYEKMGVDALTMDMWIDGDDRTKQFRMQGDADKGKLDMTITFVDYNKPVTVEAPPAKDVMDLAEMMGDIES, encoded by the coding sequence ATGAAGTTTTCTGTGCGCGGATCCGTGCGTCGTAGGACGACCGGTGCGGCACTCGCCGCGCTGGTGCTCGCCGGGGGTGCCGTCGGCTGTTCGAAGGACAGCGCGAGCCAGGAGTCGCCGAAGATGACGCCCGCCGCGGCCGTGGCCAAGGCGGCGAAGAACACGGAGGACATCACCTCCATCAGCTACCGGATGACCGGCAGGACCCCTGAGGAGGGGCGCGTCAAGGCCGATGCCCAGATGCGCATGAAGCCCGACGTCGCCATGAGCATGAAGATGACCGCCCTCGACCAGGGCGCGGACGGCACCGCCGAGATCCGCCTCGTCGACAAGGCGATGTACATAGGCGGCGGCGCCGCGGCCGCCAAGGAGATGGACGGCAAGAGCTGGATCAAGTTCGACCTGTCCACGCTGGGCGACGACGCGCTGGGGGGCGCGGCTCCGGGCGCCGGTACGGCCGACAAGAACCCGGCCCAGGAGTCCACCTTCCTCACCGGCTCCAAGGACGTGAAGAAGGTCGGCACCGAGAAGGTCGACGGCGTCGAGACCACGCACTACAAGGGCACCGTCACCCTCGACGAGTTCCGCAAGTCCCTCAAGGACGAGAGCAAGGCCACCCGCGAGCAGCGGGAGAAGAGCCTTGAGCAGTACGAGAAGATGGGCGTGGACGCGCTCACGATGGACATGTGGATCGACGGCGACGACCGCACCAAGCAGTTCCGTATGCAGGGTGACGCCGACAAGGGCAAGCTCGACATGACCATCACCTTCGTCGACTACAACAAGCCCGTGACGGTCGAGGCGCCGCCCGCCAAGGACGTCATGGACCTGGCCGAGATGATGGGCGACATCGAGAGCTGA
- the rplJ gene encoding 50S ribosomal protein L10, whose protein sequence is MARPDKAAAVAELADQFRSSNAAVLTEYRGLTVAQLKTLRRSLGEDAQYAVVKNTLTKIAANEAGISTLDDLFNGPTAVAFISGDPVTSAKGLRDFAKDNPNLVIKGGVLDGKALSADEIKKLADLESREVLLAKLAGAMKGKQTQAAQLFQALPSKFVRTAEALRVKLEEQGGAE, encoded by the coding sequence ATGGCAAGGCCCGACAAGGCTGCCGCGGTAGCCGAGCTCGCGGACCAGTTCCGCAGCTCGAACGCCGCTGTGCTGACCGAGTACCGGGGTCTCACCGTGGCGCAGCTCAAGACGCTGCGTCGTTCGCTCGGTGAAGACGCCCAGTACGCCGTGGTGAAGAACACGCTGACCAAGATCGCGGCCAACGAGGCCGGGATCTCGACGCTCGACGACCTGTTCAACGGTCCGACGGCGGTTGCCTTCATCTCCGGTGACCCGGTGACGTCGGCGAAGGGTCTTCGTGACTTCGCCAAGGACAACCCCAACCTCGTCATCAAGGGCGGTGTCCTTGACGGCAAGGCGCTGTCCGCCGACGAGATCAAGAAGCTTGCGGACCTCGAGTCCCGCGAGGTTCTGCTCGCCAAGCTGGCGGGTGCCATGAAGGGCAAGCAGACTCAGGCTGCGCAGCTCTTCCAGGCGCTTCCGTCGAAGTTCGTCCGCACTGCGGAGGCGCTTCGCGTCAAGCTCGAAGAGCAGGGCGGTGCCGAGTAA
- the rplL gene encoding 50S ribosomal protein L7/L12: protein MAKLSQEELLAQFESLTLIELSEFVKAFEEKFDVTAAAAVAVAGPAGAAAPAEAEAEQDEFDVILTGAGDKKIQVIKVVRELTSLGLKEAKDLVDGAPKPVLEKVAKDAAEKAAESLKGAGASVEVK, encoded by the coding sequence ATGGCGAAGCTGTCCCAGGAAGAGCTGCTCGCGCAGTTCGAGTCCCTCACCCTCATCGAGCTCTCCGAGTTCGTTAAGGCCTTCGAGGAGAAGTTCGACGTCACCGCCGCCGCCGCGGTCGCCGTTGCCGGTCCCGCCGGTGCCGCCGCCCCCGCCGAGGCCGAGGCCGAGCAGGACGAGTTCGACGTCATCCTCACGGGTGCCGGCGACAAGAAGATCCAGGTCATCAAGGTCGTGCGTGAGCTGACCTCCCTGGGTCTCAAGGAGGCCAAGGACCTCGTGGACGGCGCTCCGAAGCCGGTCCTCGAGAAGGTCGCCAAGGACGCCGCCGAGAAGGCCGCCGAGTCCCTCAAGGGCGCCGGCGCCTCCGTCGAGGTCAAGTAA